A DNA window from Aspergillus nidulans FGSC A4 chromosome I contains the following coding sequences:
- a CDS encoding uncharacterized protein (transcript_id=CADANIAT00006676), whose translation MLSQIVTAAKGILFPEQNSYGNSTTATTEPNETLPATKSKMVTTRRSAAFQAVSPTEDAEMNGSPELSGKRKSDNSTLARSPETQGNKRRKRSSVETTEDMVKETNEDIGQEAAPKKHFRFDSEEPVLPDVAESEVPVDAQQKQLDEEDSSEDEAPETVDNSTQLNKIKLEAKKRDEARKIEEQAKREKRRQLDEARKQQAKASAKRKEVHTSQVMPGAGTPAEDMLSESSATLQGSFTQDTRRSTLPALLPDDILNAVPDVRPPTPPPEFEVFSQKKPTKLRFLEKKEKAPKDVRMGDVAIRVLDSESSRKQPNTALAPKASKASRGAREAWLKQARSTGHVNGMRMVSSGKRSFVRK comes from the exons ATGTTGTCACAGATTGTCACCGCGGCAAAGGGCATCTTATTTCCTGAACAAAATTCATATGGTAACTCGACTACTGCCACTACTGAACCGAACGAGACCCTCCCTGCAACGAAATCGAAAATGGTTACCACTCGCCGATCAGCAGCATTTCAGGCCGTCTCGCCGACAGAAGATGCTGAAATGAATGGATCGCCTGAGTTGAGTGGGAAGCGCAAATCTGATAATTCCACGCTTGCCAGAAGCCCAGAAACTCAAGGTAACAAAcgcaggaagaggagcagtgTAGAAACAACTGAGGATATGGTGAAGGAGACGAATGAAGATATCGGGCAGGAAGCAGCGCCGAAGAAACACTTTCGATTCGACAGCGAAGAACCTGTATTGCCTGACGTGGCGGAGTCAGAGGTCCCGGTCGAtgcgcagcagaagcagcttgacgaggaggatagtagcgaggatgaagccCCAGAAACTGTGGACAACTCTACTCAACTAAACAAAATAAAGCTTGAAGCTAAGAAACGTGATGAAGCGCGGAAAAT CGAGGAACAAGCAAAACGAGAGAAAAGGCGGCAATTGGACGAAGCGCGCAAACAACAAGCTAAAGCCTCAGCTAAACGAAAAGAAGTCCATACGTCTCAGGTCATGCCAGGAGCTGGGACCCCTGCAGAAGATATGCTATCTGAGAGCTCAGCAACGCTGCAAGGCTCATTCACTCAGGACACTCGGCGCTCGACGCTTCCCGCCCTTCTCCCCGACGACATTCTAAACGCTGTGCCTGACGTCCGACCGCCGACACCTCCACCCGAATTCGAGGTTTTCTCGCAGAAAAAACCAACCAAGCTCaggttcttggagaagaaggagaaggcaccAAAAGACGTGCGAATGGGTGATGTCGCCATTCGTGTGTTGGATAGTGAGAGTTCGCGGAAGCAGCCGAACACAGCACTCGCGCCGAAAGCGTCAAAGGCGAGTCGAGGTGCGAGAGAAGCCTGGTTGAAACAGGCCCGCAGTACTGGGCATGTTAATGGGATGAGGATGGTCAGTAGCGGCAAGAGGAGTTTCGTGCGCAAGTAA
- a CDS encoding CTD kinase subunit gamma (transcript_id=CADANIAT00006677) gives MMADPFEVRMRFTAQLQHLNASITSSQKAAHYALKYRDMDEDLHSCILEQLERNNMNNRANILYFIEQFCEMATKEDHLPYVHMIQRDILRVVDCVAPADGSGAANVKHVRRVLNGLQAKEVLSAETVAEIHAGLKDRETHPAHLDLEAEEEEEPGSKSKTGTPRGMKANGIRVDKRQIEQRIEEDRERNKRLRESMWTVRGDDSDEHRKFWDETSDIGEDDFTTAHEELMERNEMINAV, from the exons ATGATGGCAGATCCGTTTGAAGTTCGCATGCGCTTTACAGCGCAACTACAACATCTCAATGCATCCATTACATCGTCGCAGAAAGCCGCGCATTATGCGCTCAAATACCGCGACATGGATGAAGATCTCCACTCTTGCATTCTAGAGCAGCTTGAAAGA AATAACATGAACAACCGAGCCAACATCCTATACTTTATTGAGCAATTCTGCGAAATGGCCACTAAAGAGGACCACCTCCCCTACGTCCACATGATTCAACGAGATATCCTCCGAGTCGTTGATTGCGTAGCGCCAGCGGATGGCTCTGGTGCCGCCAATGTAAAGCACGTGCGCCGAGTTCTTAACGGTCTCCAAGCCAAAGAAGTGCTCTCCGCCGAAACGGTAGCAGAAATTCACGCAGGCTTGAAGGATCGAGAAACACACCCAGCACATCTTGATCtagaagctgaagaggaagaagaacctggTTCAAAGTCGAAGACAGGGACACCTCGCGGTATGAAGGCGAATGGCATCCGGGTAGACAAGAGGCAGATTGAGCAGCGAATTGAGGAGGATCGTGAGCGCAATAAAAGGTTACGAGAAAGTATGTGGACTGTTCGAGGGGATGATAGCGACGAGCACAGGAAGTTCTGGGACGAAACCAGCGACATCGGCGAAGATGACTTTACGACTGCACATGAAGAGCTGATGGAGCGGAATGAGATGATCAACGCTGTTTAA